The Mercurialis annua linkage group LG2, ddMerAnnu1.2, whole genome shotgun sequence genome contains a region encoding:
- the LOC126669135 gene encoding bifunctional purple acid phosphatase 26-like isoform X2 yields MQLLQFVAVLFSFLNFSENVNAGMTSSFTRSQAPSTDIPLDNQVFAVPKGYNAPQQLHITQGDYDGKAVIISWVTADEPGSNSVEYGTLEKRYEFHARGSVKNYTFYNYTSGYIHHCLVDGLKYDTKYYYKIGEGDSSREFWFRTPPEIDPDAPYTFGIIGDLGQTYNSLSTLEHYMRSGGQTVLFVGDLSYADRYQYNDVGIRWDSWGRFVENSTAYQPWIWSAGNHEIEYMPDMGEVVPFKSYLHRFATPYTASKSSNPLWYAIRRASAHIIVLSSYSPYAKYTPQWRWLREEFKRVDREKTPWLIVLMHVPIYNSNVGHYMEGESMRSVFENLFVRFRVDFIFAGHVHAYERSYRISNIHYNVTSGDRYPVPDKSAPVYITVGDGGNQEGLAGRFWDPQPDYSAFREASYGHSTLEIKNRTHAIYHWNRNDDGRKVPTDSVIFHNQYCESGNCNKNSRTYIIQELQIRQTLLM; encoded by the exons ATGCAGTTGCTTCAATTTGTTGCTGTATTATTTTCATTCTTGAATTTCTCGGAAAATGTAAATGCGGGTATGACGAGTTCATTCACTCGTTCTCAAGCGCCGTCTACTGATATCCCTCTTGATAATCAAGTATTTGCCGTTCCAAAGGGTTATAATGCTCCCCAGCaa CTGCATATTACTCAAGGTGATTATGATGGAAAGGCTGTGATCATTTCTTGGGTTACTGCTGATGAACCCGGTTCGAACAGTGTGGAGTATGGTACATTGGAGAAGAGATATGAGTTTCATGCTCGGGGGAGTGTGAAGAACTATACGTTTTATAATTATACTTCGGGTTATATTCATCACTGTCTTGTGGATGGACTTAAG TATGATACGAAGTATTATTACAAGATTGGAGAAGGTGATTCATCTCGTGAATTTTGGTTTCGAACTCCTCCGGAGATTGATCCGGATGCTCCTTATACTTTTGGAATTATTG GTGATTtgggtcaaacatataattctCTATCCACTCTTGAGCATTACATGCGGAGTGGGGGACAGACTGTCTTATTTGTTGGTGATCTCTCTTATGCTGATAGATATCAATACAATGACGTTGGTATCCGATGGGATTCATGGGGCCGTTTTGTTGAGAACAGTACTGCATATCAGCCATGGATTTGGTCAGCTGGGAATCATGAGATAGAGTACATGCCGGACAtg GGGGAAGTTGTTCCATTTAAATCATATTTGCATAGATTTGCTACTCCCTACACTGCCTCAAAAAGCAGCAATCCTCTTTGGTATGCCATACGGCGGGCATCTGCTCACATCATTGTCCTCTCTAGCTATTCTCCTTATg CGAAATACACTCCTCAATGGAGATGGCTGAGAGAGGAGTTTAAGAGAGTGGACAGGGAGAAGACACCTTGGCTTATTGTACTGATGCACGTGCCTATCTACAATAGTAACGTTGGTCACTACATGGAAGGTGAAAGTATGCGTTCCGTGTTTGAGAACTTGTTTGTCCGTTTCAGAGTTGACTTCATTTTTGCTGGCCATGTGCATGCTTATGAGCGATCA TATCGCATTTCAAATATACACTACAATGTGACAAGTGGTGATCGATATCCTGTACCTGACAAATCAGCCCCAGTTTACATAACTGTCGGAGATGGAGGAAATCAGGAAGGTCTTGCTGGAAG GTTTTGGGACCCACAGCCAGATTATTCTGCCTTCCGTGAAGCCAGTTATGGTCATTCAACTTTAGAAATCAAGAATAGAACGCATGCAATCTACCACTGGAACCGAAATGACGATGGCAGAAAAGTACCAACTGATTCAGTAATTTTCCATAACCAATACTG TGAAAGTGGGAACTGTAATAAGAATTCAAGAACATATATTATACAGGAG CTTCAGATCCGGCAAACCCTACTGATGTAA
- the LOC126669135 gene encoding bifunctional purple acid phosphatase 26-like isoform X4 yields the protein MQLLQFVAVLFSFLNFSENVNAGMTSSFTRSQAPSTDIPLDNQVFAVPKGYNAPQQLHITQGDYDGKAVIISWVTADEPGSNSVEYGTLEKRYEFHARGSVKNYTFYNYTSGYIHHCLVDGLKYDTKYYYKIGEGDSSREFWFRTPPEIDPDAPYTFGIIGDLGQTYNSLSTLEHYMRSGGQTVLFVGDLSYADRYQYNDVGIRWDSWGRFVENSTAYQPWIWSAGNHEIEYMPDMGEVVPFKSYLHRFATPYTASKSSNPLWYAIRRASAHIIVLSSYSPYAKYTPQWRWLREEFKRVDREKTPWLIVLMHVPIYNSNVGHYMEGESMRSVFENLFVRFRVDFIFAGHVHAYERSYRISNIHYNVTSGDRYPVPDKSAPVYITVGDGGNQEGLAGRFWDPQPDYSAFREASYGHSTLEIKNRTHAIYHWNRNDDGRKVPTDSVIFHNQYWCRETAIMSLTSSCTSHIPCRGMC from the exons ATGCAGTTGCTTCAATTTGTTGCTGTATTATTTTCATTCTTGAATTTCTCGGAAAATGTAAATGCGGGTATGACGAGTTCATTCACTCGTTCTCAAGCGCCGTCTACTGATATCCCTCTTGATAATCAAGTATTTGCCGTTCCAAAGGGTTATAATGCTCCCCAGCaa CTGCATATTACTCAAGGTGATTATGATGGAAAGGCTGTGATCATTTCTTGGGTTACTGCTGATGAACCCGGTTCGAACAGTGTGGAGTATGGTACATTGGAGAAGAGATATGAGTTTCATGCTCGGGGGAGTGTGAAGAACTATACGTTTTATAATTATACTTCGGGTTATATTCATCACTGTCTTGTGGATGGACTTAAG TATGATACGAAGTATTATTACAAGATTGGAGAAGGTGATTCATCTCGTGAATTTTGGTTTCGAACTCCTCCGGAGATTGATCCGGATGCTCCTTATACTTTTGGAATTATTG GTGATTtgggtcaaacatataattctCTATCCACTCTTGAGCATTACATGCGGAGTGGGGGACAGACTGTCTTATTTGTTGGTGATCTCTCTTATGCTGATAGATATCAATACAATGACGTTGGTATCCGATGGGATTCATGGGGCCGTTTTGTTGAGAACAGTACTGCATATCAGCCATGGATTTGGTCAGCTGGGAATCATGAGATAGAGTACATGCCGGACAtg GGGGAAGTTGTTCCATTTAAATCATATTTGCATAGATTTGCTACTCCCTACACTGCCTCAAAAAGCAGCAATCCTCTTTGGTATGCCATACGGCGGGCATCTGCTCACATCATTGTCCTCTCTAGCTATTCTCCTTATg CGAAATACACTCCTCAATGGAGATGGCTGAGAGAGGAGTTTAAGAGAGTGGACAGGGAGAAGACACCTTGGCTTATTGTACTGATGCACGTGCCTATCTACAATAGTAACGTTGGTCACTACATGGAAGGTGAAAGTATGCGTTCCGTGTTTGAGAACTTGTTTGTCCGTTTCAGAGTTGACTTCATTTTTGCTGGCCATGTGCATGCTTATGAGCGATCA TATCGCATTTCAAATATACACTACAATGTGACAAGTGGTGATCGATATCCTGTACCTGACAAATCAGCCCCAGTTTACATAACTGTCGGAGATGGAGGAAATCAGGAAGGTCTTGCTGGAAG GTTTTGGGACCCACAGCCAGATTATTCTGCCTTCCGTGAAGCCAGTTATGGTCATTCAACTTTAGAAATCAAGAATAGAACGCATGCAATCTACCACTGGAACCGAAATGACGATGGCAGAAAAGTACCAACTGATTCAGTAATTTTCCATAACCAATACTG GTGCCGGGAAACAGCTATTATGTCGTTAACAAGCTCATGTACTTCTCATATCCCATGTAGAGGAATgtgttaa
- the LOC126669135 gene encoding bifunctional purple acid phosphatase 26-like isoform X6, producing the protein MQLLQFVAVLFSFLNFSENVNAGMTSSFTRSQAPSTDIPLDNQVFAVPKGYNAPQQLHITQGDYDGKAVIISWVTADEPGSNSVEYGTLEKRYEFHARGSVKNYTFYNYTSGYIHHCLVDGLKYDTKYYYKIGEGDSSREFWFRTPPEIDPDAPYTFGIIGDLGQTYNSLSTLEHYMRSGGQTVLFVGDLSYADRYQYNDVGIRWDSWGRFVENSTAYQPWIWSAGNHEIEYMPDMGEVVPFKSYLHRFATPYTASKSSNPLWYAIRRASAHIIVLSSYSPYAKYTPQWRWLREEFKRVDREKTPWLIVLMHVPIYNSNVGHYMEGESMRSVFENLFVRFRVDFIFAGHVHAYERSYRISNIHYNVTSGDRYPVPDKSAPVYITVGDGGNQEGLAGRFWDPQPDYSAFREASYGHSTLEIKNRTHAIYHWNRNDDGRKVPTDSVIFHNQYWQSAQEETS; encoded by the exons ATGCAGTTGCTTCAATTTGTTGCTGTATTATTTTCATTCTTGAATTTCTCGGAAAATGTAAATGCGGGTATGACGAGTTCATTCACTCGTTCTCAAGCGCCGTCTACTGATATCCCTCTTGATAATCAAGTATTTGCCGTTCCAAAGGGTTATAATGCTCCCCAGCaa CTGCATATTACTCAAGGTGATTATGATGGAAAGGCTGTGATCATTTCTTGGGTTACTGCTGATGAACCCGGTTCGAACAGTGTGGAGTATGGTACATTGGAGAAGAGATATGAGTTTCATGCTCGGGGGAGTGTGAAGAACTATACGTTTTATAATTATACTTCGGGTTATATTCATCACTGTCTTGTGGATGGACTTAAG TATGATACGAAGTATTATTACAAGATTGGAGAAGGTGATTCATCTCGTGAATTTTGGTTTCGAACTCCTCCGGAGATTGATCCGGATGCTCCTTATACTTTTGGAATTATTG GTGATTtgggtcaaacatataattctCTATCCACTCTTGAGCATTACATGCGGAGTGGGGGACAGACTGTCTTATTTGTTGGTGATCTCTCTTATGCTGATAGATATCAATACAATGACGTTGGTATCCGATGGGATTCATGGGGCCGTTTTGTTGAGAACAGTACTGCATATCAGCCATGGATTTGGTCAGCTGGGAATCATGAGATAGAGTACATGCCGGACAtg GGGGAAGTTGTTCCATTTAAATCATATTTGCATAGATTTGCTACTCCCTACACTGCCTCAAAAAGCAGCAATCCTCTTTGGTATGCCATACGGCGGGCATCTGCTCACATCATTGTCCTCTCTAGCTATTCTCCTTATg CGAAATACACTCCTCAATGGAGATGGCTGAGAGAGGAGTTTAAGAGAGTGGACAGGGAGAAGACACCTTGGCTTATTGTACTGATGCACGTGCCTATCTACAATAGTAACGTTGGTCACTACATGGAAGGTGAAAGTATGCGTTCCGTGTTTGAGAACTTGTTTGTCCGTTTCAGAGTTGACTTCATTTTTGCTGGCCATGTGCATGCTTATGAGCGATCA TATCGCATTTCAAATATACACTACAATGTGACAAGTGGTGATCGATATCCTGTACCTGACAAATCAGCCCCAGTTTACATAACTGTCGGAGATGGAGGAAATCAGGAAGGTCTTGCTGGAAG GTTTTGGGACCCACAGCCAGATTATTCTGCCTTCCGTGAAGCCAGTTATGGTCATTCAACTTTAGAAATCAAGAATAGAACGCATGCAATCTACCACTGGAACCGAAATGACGATGGCAGAAAAGTACCAACTGATTCAGTAATTTTCCATAACCAATACTG GCAATCTGCACAGGAGGAGACATCTTAA
- the LOC126669135 gene encoding bifunctional purple acid phosphatase 26-like isoform X7, translating into MQLLQFVAVLFSFLNFSENVNAGMTSSFTRSQAPSTDIPLDNQVFAVPKGYNAPQQLHITQGDYDGKAVIISWVTADEPGSNSVEYGTLEKRYEFHARGSVKNYTFYNYTSGYIHHCLVDGLKYDTKYYYKIGEGDSSREFWFRTPPEIDPDAPYTFGIIGDLGQTYNSLSTLEHYMRSGGQTVLFVGDLSYADRYQYNDVGIRWDSWGRFVENSTAYQPWIWSAGNHEIEYMPDMGEVVPFKSYLHRFATPYTASKSSNPLWYAIRRASAHIIVLSSYSPYAKYTPQWRWLREEFKRVDREKTPWLIVLMHVPIYNSNVGHYMEGESMRSVFENLFVRFRVDFIFAGHVHAYERSYRISNIHYNVTSGDRYPVPDKSAPVYITVGDGGNQEGLAGRFWDPQPDYSAFREASYGHSTLEIKNRTHAIYHWNRNDDGRKVPTDSVIFHNQYW; encoded by the exons ATGCAGTTGCTTCAATTTGTTGCTGTATTATTTTCATTCTTGAATTTCTCGGAAAATGTAAATGCGGGTATGACGAGTTCATTCACTCGTTCTCAAGCGCCGTCTACTGATATCCCTCTTGATAATCAAGTATTTGCCGTTCCAAAGGGTTATAATGCTCCCCAGCaa CTGCATATTACTCAAGGTGATTATGATGGAAAGGCTGTGATCATTTCTTGGGTTACTGCTGATGAACCCGGTTCGAACAGTGTGGAGTATGGTACATTGGAGAAGAGATATGAGTTTCATGCTCGGGGGAGTGTGAAGAACTATACGTTTTATAATTATACTTCGGGTTATATTCATCACTGTCTTGTGGATGGACTTAAG TATGATACGAAGTATTATTACAAGATTGGAGAAGGTGATTCATCTCGTGAATTTTGGTTTCGAACTCCTCCGGAGATTGATCCGGATGCTCCTTATACTTTTGGAATTATTG GTGATTtgggtcaaacatataattctCTATCCACTCTTGAGCATTACATGCGGAGTGGGGGACAGACTGTCTTATTTGTTGGTGATCTCTCTTATGCTGATAGATATCAATACAATGACGTTGGTATCCGATGGGATTCATGGGGCCGTTTTGTTGAGAACAGTACTGCATATCAGCCATGGATTTGGTCAGCTGGGAATCATGAGATAGAGTACATGCCGGACAtg GGGGAAGTTGTTCCATTTAAATCATATTTGCATAGATTTGCTACTCCCTACACTGCCTCAAAAAGCAGCAATCCTCTTTGGTATGCCATACGGCGGGCATCTGCTCACATCATTGTCCTCTCTAGCTATTCTCCTTATg CGAAATACACTCCTCAATGGAGATGGCTGAGAGAGGAGTTTAAGAGAGTGGACAGGGAGAAGACACCTTGGCTTATTGTACTGATGCACGTGCCTATCTACAATAGTAACGTTGGTCACTACATGGAAGGTGAAAGTATGCGTTCCGTGTTTGAGAACTTGTTTGTCCGTTTCAGAGTTGACTTCATTTTTGCTGGCCATGTGCATGCTTATGAGCGATCA TATCGCATTTCAAATATACACTACAATGTGACAAGTGGTGATCGATATCCTGTACCTGACAAATCAGCCCCAGTTTACATAACTGTCGGAGATGGAGGAAATCAGGAAGGTCTTGCTGGAAG GTTTTGGGACCCACAGCCAGATTATTCTGCCTTCCGTGAAGCCAGTTATGGTCATTCAACTTTAGAAATCAAGAATAGAACGCATGCAATCTACCACTGGAACCGAAATGACGATGGCAGAAAAGTACCAACTGATTCAGTAATTTTCCATAACCAATACTGGTAa
- the LOC126669135 gene encoding bifunctional purple acid phosphatase 26-like isoform X1, whose translation MQLLQFVAVLFSFLNFSENVNAGMTSSFTRSQAPSTDIPLDNQVFAVPKGYNAPQQLHITQGDYDGKAVIISWVTADEPGSNSVEYGTLEKRYEFHARGSVKNYTFYNYTSGYIHHCLVDGLKYDTKYYYKIGEGDSSREFWFRTPPEIDPDAPYTFGIIGDLGQTYNSLSTLEHYMRSGGQTVLFVGDLSYADRYQYNDVGIRWDSWGRFVENSTAYQPWIWSAGNHEIEYMPDMGEVVPFKSYLHRFATPYTASKSSNPLWYAIRRASAHIIVLSSYSPYAKYTPQWRWLREEFKRVDREKTPWLIVLMHVPIYNSNVGHYMEGESMRSVFENLFVRFRVDFIFAGHVHAYERSYRISNIHYNVTSGDRYPVPDKSAPVYITVGDGGNQEGLAGRFWDPQPDYSAFREASYGHSTLEIKNRTHAIYHWNRNDDGRKVPTDSVIFHNQYCESGNCNKNSRTYIIQEVRIYLAILSHSSFILFTASIMSKPYFRTSRLFYSFRSGKPY comes from the exons ATGCAGTTGCTTCAATTTGTTGCTGTATTATTTTCATTCTTGAATTTCTCGGAAAATGTAAATGCGGGTATGACGAGTTCATTCACTCGTTCTCAAGCGCCGTCTACTGATATCCCTCTTGATAATCAAGTATTTGCCGTTCCAAAGGGTTATAATGCTCCCCAGCaa CTGCATATTACTCAAGGTGATTATGATGGAAAGGCTGTGATCATTTCTTGGGTTACTGCTGATGAACCCGGTTCGAACAGTGTGGAGTATGGTACATTGGAGAAGAGATATGAGTTTCATGCTCGGGGGAGTGTGAAGAACTATACGTTTTATAATTATACTTCGGGTTATATTCATCACTGTCTTGTGGATGGACTTAAG TATGATACGAAGTATTATTACAAGATTGGAGAAGGTGATTCATCTCGTGAATTTTGGTTTCGAACTCCTCCGGAGATTGATCCGGATGCTCCTTATACTTTTGGAATTATTG GTGATTtgggtcaaacatataattctCTATCCACTCTTGAGCATTACATGCGGAGTGGGGGACAGACTGTCTTATTTGTTGGTGATCTCTCTTATGCTGATAGATATCAATACAATGACGTTGGTATCCGATGGGATTCATGGGGCCGTTTTGTTGAGAACAGTACTGCATATCAGCCATGGATTTGGTCAGCTGGGAATCATGAGATAGAGTACATGCCGGACAtg GGGGAAGTTGTTCCATTTAAATCATATTTGCATAGATTTGCTACTCCCTACACTGCCTCAAAAAGCAGCAATCCTCTTTGGTATGCCATACGGCGGGCATCTGCTCACATCATTGTCCTCTCTAGCTATTCTCCTTATg CGAAATACACTCCTCAATGGAGATGGCTGAGAGAGGAGTTTAAGAGAGTGGACAGGGAGAAGACACCTTGGCTTATTGTACTGATGCACGTGCCTATCTACAATAGTAACGTTGGTCACTACATGGAAGGTGAAAGTATGCGTTCCGTGTTTGAGAACTTGTTTGTCCGTTTCAGAGTTGACTTCATTTTTGCTGGCCATGTGCATGCTTATGAGCGATCA TATCGCATTTCAAATATACACTACAATGTGACAAGTGGTGATCGATATCCTGTACCTGACAAATCAGCCCCAGTTTACATAACTGTCGGAGATGGAGGAAATCAGGAAGGTCTTGCTGGAAG GTTTTGGGACCCACAGCCAGATTATTCTGCCTTCCGTGAAGCCAGTTATGGTCATTCAACTTTAGAAATCAAGAATAGAACGCATGCAATCTACCACTGGAACCGAAATGACGATGGCAGAAAAGTACCAACTGATTCAGTAATTTTCCATAACCAATACTG TGAAAGTGGGAACTGTAATAAGAATTCAAGAACATATATTATACAGGAGGTAAGAATATATCTGGCAATTCTTTCTCATTCATCTTTTATCCTTTTTACAGCTTCAATTATGAGCAAACCTTATTTTCGGACATCTCGTCTTTTTTACAGCTTCAGATCCGGCAAACCCTACTGA
- the LOC126669135 gene encoding bifunctional purple acid phosphatase 26-like isoform X3, whose product MQLLQFVAVLFSFLNFSENVNAGMTSSFTRSQAPSTDIPLDNQVFAVPKGYNAPQQLHITQGDYDGKAVIISWVTADEPGSNSVEYGTLEKRYEFHARGSVKNYTFYNYTSGYIHHCLVDGLKYDTKYYYKIGEGDSSREFWFRTPPEIDPDAPYTFGIIGDLGQTYNSLSTLEHYMRSGGQTVLFVGDLSYADRYQYNDVGIRWDSWGRFVENSTAYQPWIWSAGNHEIEYMPDMGEVVPFKSYLHRFATPYTASKSSNPLWYAIRRASAHIIVLSSYSPYAKYTPQWRWLREEFKRVDREKTPWLIVLMHVPIYNSNVGHYMEGESMRSVFENLFVRFRVDFIFAGHVHAYERSYRISNIHYNVTSGDRYPVPDKSAPVYITVGDGGNQEGLAGRFWDPQPDYSAFREASYGHSTLEIKNRTHAIYHWNRNDDGRKVPTDSVIFHNQYCGLSCRAGNLHRRRHLKARRRISN is encoded by the exons ATGCAGTTGCTTCAATTTGTTGCTGTATTATTTTCATTCTTGAATTTCTCGGAAAATGTAAATGCGGGTATGACGAGTTCATTCACTCGTTCTCAAGCGCCGTCTACTGATATCCCTCTTGATAATCAAGTATTTGCCGTTCCAAAGGGTTATAATGCTCCCCAGCaa CTGCATATTACTCAAGGTGATTATGATGGAAAGGCTGTGATCATTTCTTGGGTTACTGCTGATGAACCCGGTTCGAACAGTGTGGAGTATGGTACATTGGAGAAGAGATATGAGTTTCATGCTCGGGGGAGTGTGAAGAACTATACGTTTTATAATTATACTTCGGGTTATATTCATCACTGTCTTGTGGATGGACTTAAG TATGATACGAAGTATTATTACAAGATTGGAGAAGGTGATTCATCTCGTGAATTTTGGTTTCGAACTCCTCCGGAGATTGATCCGGATGCTCCTTATACTTTTGGAATTATTG GTGATTtgggtcaaacatataattctCTATCCACTCTTGAGCATTACATGCGGAGTGGGGGACAGACTGTCTTATTTGTTGGTGATCTCTCTTATGCTGATAGATATCAATACAATGACGTTGGTATCCGATGGGATTCATGGGGCCGTTTTGTTGAGAACAGTACTGCATATCAGCCATGGATTTGGTCAGCTGGGAATCATGAGATAGAGTACATGCCGGACAtg GGGGAAGTTGTTCCATTTAAATCATATTTGCATAGATTTGCTACTCCCTACACTGCCTCAAAAAGCAGCAATCCTCTTTGGTATGCCATACGGCGGGCATCTGCTCACATCATTGTCCTCTCTAGCTATTCTCCTTATg CGAAATACACTCCTCAATGGAGATGGCTGAGAGAGGAGTTTAAGAGAGTGGACAGGGAGAAGACACCTTGGCTTATTGTACTGATGCACGTGCCTATCTACAATAGTAACGTTGGTCACTACATGGAAGGTGAAAGTATGCGTTCCGTGTTTGAGAACTTGTTTGTCCGTTTCAGAGTTGACTTCATTTTTGCTGGCCATGTGCATGCTTATGAGCGATCA TATCGCATTTCAAATATACACTACAATGTGACAAGTGGTGATCGATATCCTGTACCTGACAAATCAGCCCCAGTTTACATAACTGTCGGAGATGGAGGAAATCAGGAAGGTCTTGCTGGAAG GTTTTGGGACCCACAGCCAGATTATTCTGCCTTCCGTGAAGCCAGTTATGGTCATTCAACTTTAGAAATCAAGAATAGAACGCATGCAATCTACCACTGGAACCGAAATGACGATGGCAGAAAAGTACCAACTGATTCAGTAATTTTCCATAACCAATACTG TGGATTGTCCTGCAGGGCAGGCAATCTGCACAGGAGGAGACATCTTAAGGCTAGAAGACGTATCAGTAACTGA
- the LOC126669135 gene encoding bifunctional purple acid phosphatase 26-like isoform X5, translating to MQLLQFVAVLFSFLNFSENVNAGMTSSFTRSQAPSTDIPLDNQVFAVPKGYNAPQQLHITQGDYDGKAVIISWVTADEPGSNSVEYGTLEKRYEFHARGSVKNYTFYNYTSGYIHHCLVDGLKYDTKYYYKIGEGDSSREFWFRTPPEIDPDAPYTFGIIGDLGQTYNSLSTLEHYMRSGGQTVLFVGDLSYADRYQYNDVGIRWDSWGRFVENSTAYQPWIWSAGNHEIEYMPDMGEVVPFKSYLHRFATPYTASKSSNPLWYAIRRASAHIIVLSSYSPYAKYTPQWRWLREEFKRVDREKTPWLIVLMHVPIYNSNVGHYMEGESMRSVFENLFVRFRVDFIFAGHVHAYERSYRISNIHYNVTSGDRYPVPDKSAPVYITVGDGGNQEGLAGRFWDPQPDYSAFREASYGHSTLEIKNRTHAIYHWNRNDDGRKVPTDSVIFHNQYWAGNLHRRRHLKARRRISN from the exons ATGCAGTTGCTTCAATTTGTTGCTGTATTATTTTCATTCTTGAATTTCTCGGAAAATGTAAATGCGGGTATGACGAGTTCATTCACTCGTTCTCAAGCGCCGTCTACTGATATCCCTCTTGATAATCAAGTATTTGCCGTTCCAAAGGGTTATAATGCTCCCCAGCaa CTGCATATTACTCAAGGTGATTATGATGGAAAGGCTGTGATCATTTCTTGGGTTACTGCTGATGAACCCGGTTCGAACAGTGTGGAGTATGGTACATTGGAGAAGAGATATGAGTTTCATGCTCGGGGGAGTGTGAAGAACTATACGTTTTATAATTATACTTCGGGTTATATTCATCACTGTCTTGTGGATGGACTTAAG TATGATACGAAGTATTATTACAAGATTGGAGAAGGTGATTCATCTCGTGAATTTTGGTTTCGAACTCCTCCGGAGATTGATCCGGATGCTCCTTATACTTTTGGAATTATTG GTGATTtgggtcaaacatataattctCTATCCACTCTTGAGCATTACATGCGGAGTGGGGGACAGACTGTCTTATTTGTTGGTGATCTCTCTTATGCTGATAGATATCAATACAATGACGTTGGTATCCGATGGGATTCATGGGGCCGTTTTGTTGAGAACAGTACTGCATATCAGCCATGGATTTGGTCAGCTGGGAATCATGAGATAGAGTACATGCCGGACAtg GGGGAAGTTGTTCCATTTAAATCATATTTGCATAGATTTGCTACTCCCTACACTGCCTCAAAAAGCAGCAATCCTCTTTGGTATGCCATACGGCGGGCATCTGCTCACATCATTGTCCTCTCTAGCTATTCTCCTTATg CGAAATACACTCCTCAATGGAGATGGCTGAGAGAGGAGTTTAAGAGAGTGGACAGGGAGAAGACACCTTGGCTTATTGTACTGATGCACGTGCCTATCTACAATAGTAACGTTGGTCACTACATGGAAGGTGAAAGTATGCGTTCCGTGTTTGAGAACTTGTTTGTCCGTTTCAGAGTTGACTTCATTTTTGCTGGCCATGTGCATGCTTATGAGCGATCA TATCGCATTTCAAATATACACTACAATGTGACAAGTGGTGATCGATATCCTGTACCTGACAAATCAGCCCCAGTTTACATAACTGTCGGAGATGGAGGAAATCAGGAAGGTCTTGCTGGAAG GTTTTGGGACCCACAGCCAGATTATTCTGCCTTCCGTGAAGCCAGTTATGGTCATTCAACTTTAGAAATCAAGAATAGAACGCATGCAATCTACCACTGGAACCGAAATGACGATGGCAGAAAAGTACCAACTGATTCAGTAATTTTCCATAACCAATACTG GGCAGGCAATCTGCACAGGAGGAGACATCTTAAGGCTAGAAGACGTATCAGTAACTGA